The Rhodoligotrophos appendicifer sequence GACCAGTACACCTCATGCCTGCGCAAAAAATATACTGCCATCCACGAGATTGATCTCCACCTCGCTCGCTGCCACTGTCGGCCGGAGATAGATAGTCACGTGAAAGGACCGTCATGACGGTGAGAGAGACCGGCGCTATGGCGCTCGACATTCCCCGCGAGGAGCCTCTTGGGGACCGCTTGGAGGCGTATCTCGCCAAATGCGAGGAGAAGCTCGGCTTTGTCCCGAACGTGCTGCGAGCCTATAGCTTCAGCCCCGCGAAGCTCCAGGCCTTTGCCGATATGTATAACGACCTGATGCTGGGCGCCTCAGGGCTCACGAAGCTCGAGCGGGAAATGATTGCCGTTGTCGTGAGCTCCTCCAATCATTGCTACTATTGCCTCTCGGCACATGGGGCTGCGGTACGGCAGCTGTCGAACGATCCTGCCCTTGGCGAAATGCTCGTGATGAACTATCGGGCAGCAGATCTGGACCCGCGGCGCAAGGCCATGCTGGATTTTGCCGTGAAGCTGACGGAACGGCCCGACGAGATCGAGGAAGCGGACCGGCAGGGTCTCAGGGACGGCGGCTTCAGTGACCGGGATATCTGGGACATCGCGGCCACCGCCAGTTTCTTCAACATGTCGAACCGCATGGCCGCCGCAATCGACATGCGGCCAAACCCGGAATATCGGACCCTGGCGCGATAGGGCGCCCTACAGCCAGCCTTTATGCTTGAAGTAGAAATACGGCATGATCGCGGTGAGGATCATGAGGCCAATGGCGAAGGGATAGCCGAACTGCCATTCCAGCTCCGGCATGACGGAGAAATTCATACCGTAGATGGAGGCGATGAGGGTTGGGGGCAGGAAGACGACCGCGGCCACTGAGAAGATTTTGATGATCCCGGTCTGCTCGATGTTGATCATCCCCAAAGTGGCATCCAGCAGGAAGTTGATGTTGCTGGTGAGAAACAGCGCGTGATCCGACAGGGCGAGAACGTCGCGGGCGACGGTCTTGAAGTTGCGCGCGAGGGCCTTGTCGGCCTTCTGTTCGGCCGGCCGGATCAGGAAGGCGCTCAGCCGTGTCAACGTCAACAAGCTCTCGCGCACGCGGCTGACCAGCACCTGGCTCGTGCCAACCCGGCGTAAAATGTCCTCGTAATCGATCCCGCGGTGGGTCTTGCCGGCATTGCGGGGCGAGAAGATCTCATGGGCGACCTTGTCGAGATTGCGCTGGGTCGCCTCGAGCAGATCCGCCAGCCGGTCAGAGATGGCATCCAGCAATCCCGCCAGGATGCCTTCGCCGCTGATATTGGAGAAGCCCTGCCGCTGACACATCATCGCGAAATTGCGAAAGGGAAGTGGATCCGAATAGCGGATCGTCACCAGACGATGACCGACCAGGATGAAGGTCACGGGGTCGAGACCAGGCGTATCGGTATCGGCCTTGGACAGGACCGCAGCCGTCAGGAAATAGGCATTGTCTTCCTGGTACAGCCGGCTCGACGCCTCGATTTCCGACATCTCCTCATGGGTCGGGAGTTCCACCTTGAGGGCGACCTCGACACAACGCTCCTCCTCGGCCGTCGGACTGAGGAGATCGACCCAGATCACGGTGTCGGGGAGGGGGTCGCCCGGATTCCAGCTTACTCGCGTCAAAGTGCCCGTGGCCGTGGTCATATAGGCGTTGATCATGTGCCGGATCCGTAACGCAGGACAGGGAAACGAAGCTTCGGTGGGTCGTCTAGACCAACGTCACCGAAGCGCCAATGTATTTGTCCTCCCGGATGAATTTATGACGGGCGCAACGCGAAGGCCACACTTGCGGCAAAAAGCAAATCGGCCCACGGGCCGATCCTACCTTTAGGTAAACAAATCCTGTACAGCTCGCGGCGATTTCCGAGGAAACGAGAATGTCGAGGATCGTACAGGGCTTCGGGCTGGCAATGGTCGCAGTGCTCGGCCTTTTGTTGTCCGGCTGCGGCATCAACACCATCCCCACCTATGAGGAGCAGGCGAAGGCGGCCTGGAGCGAGGTGTTGAACCAATATCAGCGCCGCGCCGACCTCGTGCCCAACCTCGTGGAGACGGTGAAGGGTTATGCGGCGCAGGAGAAGGACGTCCTGACCTCCGTCGTCGAGGCCCGCGCCAAGGCGACACAAATCACTCTTCCGCCCGAGGCGCTGAGCAATCCTGAGCTGATGAAGCAGTTCCAGGACAATCAGGCGGCATTGAGCAGCGCCCTGTCCAGGCTGCTCGCGGTCGTCGAGGCCTATCCCGACCTGAAGTCGAACCAGAATTTCCTGGCGCTCCAGTCGCAGCTCGAAGGCACGGAGAACCGCATCGCCATCGCCCGCCGCGACTACATCGAAGCGGTGCGGAAATACAATACGGAGCTCCGGACCATTCCCGGACGGTGGTGGGCCGCGGTCTTCTACTCCGACGCAAAGCCCATGGCGACGTTCGACATTCCGGCGGAGCAGCAGCAAGCTCCCAAAGTCCAGTTCAACTGAGGTCGCTGTCATGTCCGACATCGGCGAAATCGCCCCTGCCCATCGCCTCCCCTTCTGGCGCTCCTTCGTCTATTTCGTCATGTCCATCGTGGCCGCGACCTTCTGGTTCGGCCTCTGTTATGCCGCCCCGAGCTTCCCGGCTCTCACCGGTCGGGTGGTCGACCAGACGGCCATGCTCGATGCCCCGGCAACGGCAGCGGTCACAGCCAAGCTCGCGGCGCTTGAACAGAAGACGGGCGTCCAGCTTGTCGTCGCGATCCTGCGGGATCTCCAGGGCTACGAAATTCGCGACTACGGCTATCAGCTGGGTCGCTTCTGGCAGCTGGGTCAGAAGGACAAGAACAACGGCATCCTGCTCCTGATCATACCCTCCCAGAACAATGTCGCCATCGAGGTGGGCTACGGGCTCGAACCCGTGCTGACCGATGCGACGTCTCGCGTGATCATCGAGAATGCGATCATCCCCAACTTCCGAGCCGGCAATTTCGCGGCCGGGGTCGAGGCCGCCATCGACGACATCACCAAGGTGGTGAGCGGCGAGGCCCTGGAGGTTCGGCCGCAGGCCGTTCAAGACGATCGCAGCTTCAGCGAAGAGGACATCCTCCCGCTGATCTTCATCCTGTTCGTGGTCTTCATCATCCTGATGTCGTCGCGCGGTAGGCCGGGAGGCCGTCGTGGCGCCCGCTGGGGGACCGGCGGCTTCGGGTCGTCCTCCGGTGGCTTCGGCGGCTCCAGCGGCGGCTTTTCGGGTGGTGGCGGAAGTTTCGGCGGCGGCGGCGCCTCCGGCCGCTGGTAATGCTCGCCGCAGGTGACATGGCGCGCATCAATGCGGCGATCACCGCGGCCGAAAAGCGCACCAGCGGTGAGATCGTCATCGTCCTGGCGCATCAGAGCGACGACTATGTCCATGTGCCGATCCTCTGGGCAAGTCTGATCGCCCTGGTCGCACCCCTGCCTCTGATCTACCTGACCACCCTCGGCCTGGTCGACATCTACACCCTGCAGCTCGCGACGTTCCTGGTGCTGGCGCTGCTGTTTGAGCTGTCCTTCATCCGACCGCATCTGATCCCGCGGCGGCTTCAGGCCCTGCGCGCCCATCAGCGTGCCGCGGAGCAGTTTCTGGCCCGCAACCTTCATACGACGAGCGGCCGCACCGGCGTGCTGCTGTTCATCTCCCTCACCGAGCGCCATGCAGAAGTGCTCGCCGACGAGGGGATCTCTTCCAAGGTGGCGGTGGGGACCTGGCAGGAAATCGTCAGGCGCCTGACGATCCGCATCGGCAGCGGCAACCTCGCGGATGCCATAACCGCCGCCATCGACGAATGCGGTACGGTGCTGGCTGCAAGCTTTCCCCCGGAAGCCGGCGATCGCGACGAACTGCCGAACCACCTCATCGTCTTGTGACGCTTCTGTAACGGCTGCTTCGGGGCTTAACTGCCTTGCGAGAAGAAGGCGCCGAGCCGGATCTGGATGTTGTCGGCCACCTCGTGCGCCGCCCGCTGCTGCGCATTGCGCAGCGCCTGCAGGTTGGCAAATTCGGATTGAACGCGATCATAGGAGACGCGCGAGAAGGTCTGTCCCTCGAGGATCTGGGCGCCGGAGCCGAGGTCGATCAGCGCATAGCTTGACTTCAAGGTATAGGCGCGCCGGTTCACATCGGTATTCTTTTCGATCGAGACGTCGAACTCGTCCTGGGCCACGCTGAAATCGAGGCGATACCGCTCGTTCTGGCCCTGGCCCACCGGAGCGATCTTTTCGAGCAGGGCATTGCGGACGAGTTGCCCGACACGGCTCTGCTTCTCCGGAATCCCGATGCCCGCCAATGTCAGCGCCACGGAAGAGCCGTCGGCCTGGGTCGCATACATCGGCTTGAAGCCGCAGCCGGACACACCGAGTGCGGCTATGCCGACCATCGCCACGAGCCCCGCTCGCCAGCTATTCCCCAAGAGCTATCCCCTTCGTGCTAGCCCGCTACGACGTTGACGATCCTGTCGGGCACGACAATGACCTTCCGAACCGCCAACTCTCCGATTGCCCGCCGGACATTATCCAGGTTAAGGGCCGCCGCTTCAATCTGATCCTTCGGAGCCCCCCGTGGAATTGTCAGATCGTCGCGACGCTTCCCATTAACCTGGACTGCAATGGTTACCGTATCGTCGACGATGAGGGACGGCTCGGGCTTTGTCCATTGCGTCTCGGCAAGCATGGTCTCATGCCCCAGAAGCTGCCAGCACTCCTCCGTGAGATGCGGCATCATCGGATTGGCGATCTGACACAGGATGTCTGCCGCCTCCCGCAAGGCCCAGGCCGTGTCGGGGGCGAGCCCCTCCGCGCGCACCATAGGCTGCAGGCTGTTCACCAACTCGTAAATGCGCGCAATGGCACGATTGAAACGGAGGCCCTCGATATCCTGCGCCACGGCCTGCAGGGCCTTGTGGGCCGCCCGGCGGATGTCGGTGGCCGGCGCCCCGAAGCTGTCGGGAACGGCTCCTTGAGCGGTGGTTGCCTCGACGATCTCGCTCACCAGACGCCAGAAGCGCTGAACGAAACGGAAGGAGCCCTCGACGCCGGCCTCCGTCCATTCCATGTCCCGCTCGGGCGGCGTGTCGGAGAGCATGAACCAGCGCGCCGTATCGGCGCCGAACTCCTCGATGATCGATACGGGATCGACCACGTTGCGCTTCGACTTGGACATGGATTCGATCGAGCCGACGGTGACCGGTTCACCGGTCTTGATATGCACGGCGCCCGTCTCCGATTTCACCACCTCCTCCGGGAAGAGCCAGCGGCCAGCCTGGTCCTTGTAGGTCTCGTGCGTGACCATGCCCTGGGTGAAGAGGCCGGCAAAGGGCTCCTCGAGATGCATGTGCCCGGTCTTGGTCATGGCGCGGACATAGAAGCGCGAATAGAGCAGATGCAGGATCGCGTGCTCGACACCGCCGATATACTGATCGACGGGCATCCAGTATTTGGCGGCCTCCTCCGACACCGGCAGATCGGCATGCGGCGACACGAAACGGGCGAAGTACCAGGAACTGTCGACGAAGGTGTCGAACGTGTCGGTCTCGCGCGTGGCCTTGCCGCCGCAGGTCGGGCAGCTCACATGCTTCCAGGTCGGGTGATGATCCAGCGGATTGCCCGGCTTGTCGAAACTCACGTCCTCGGGCAGCACGACCGGCAGATCCTGCTTGGGCACGGGCACGATGCCGCAGCTTGGACAATGGATGACGGGAACCGGACATCCCCAATAGCGCTGGCGCGATACGCCCCAATCCCGCAGGCGGAAATTCACCATGCGGCTGCCGATGCCCATCTCCTCCATGCGGCGCGCCACTTCGGCCTTGGCTTCGGCAACGCTCATGCCGTTGAGGAAGTCGGAATTGATCAGCACGACGGAATCGCCCTCGGTGTCGAGGAAGGCCTCGTCGCCGATGGTGAAGGTTGCGGGATCGACATCGCGCGGCGCCACCACCGGGATGACGTCCAGGCCATATTTGCGGGCGAAGTCCAGATCGCGCTGATCATGGGCGGGGCAGCCGAAGATGGCGCCCTCGCCATAGCCCATGAGCACGAAATTGGCG is a genomic window containing:
- a CDS encoding peroxidase-related enzyme (This protein belongs to a clade of uncharacterized proteins related to peroxidases such as the alkylhydroperoxidase AhpD.) — protein: MALDIPREEPLGDRLEAYLAKCEEKLGFVPNVLRAYSFSPAKLQAFADMYNDLMLGASGLTKLEREMIAVVVSSSNHCYYCLSAHGAAVRQLSNDPALGEMLVMNYRAADLDPRRKAMLDFAVKLTERPDEIEEADRQGLRDGGFSDRDIWDIAATASFFNMSNRMAAAIDMRPNPEYRTLAR
- a CDS encoding magnesium transporter CorA family protein translates to MINAYMTTATGTLTRVSWNPGDPLPDTVIWVDLLSPTAEEERCVEVALKVELPTHEEMSEIEASSRLYQEDNAYFLTAAVLSKADTDTPGLDPVTFILVGHRLVTIRYSDPLPFRNFAMMCQRQGFSNISGEGILAGLLDAISDRLADLLEATQRNLDKVAHEIFSPRNAGKTHRGIDYEDILRRVGTSQVLVSRVRESLLTLTRLSAFLIRPAEQKADKALARNFKTVARDVLALSDHALFLTSNINFLLDATLGMINIEQTGIIKIFSVAAVVFLPPTLIASIYGMNFSVMPELEWQFGYPFAIGLMILTAIMPYFYFKHKGWL
- a CDS encoding LemA family protein — protein: MSRIVQGFGLAMVAVLGLLLSGCGINTIPTYEEQAKAAWSEVLNQYQRRADLVPNLVETVKGYAAQEKDVLTSVVEARAKATQITLPPEALSNPELMKQFQDNQAALSSALSRLLAVVEAYPDLKSNQNFLALQSQLEGTENRIAIARRDYIEAVRKYNTELRTIPGRWWAAVFYSDAKPMATFDIPAEQQQAPKVQFN
- a CDS encoding TPM domain-containing protein, with product MSDIGEIAPAHRLPFWRSFVYFVMSIVAATFWFGLCYAAPSFPALTGRVVDQTAMLDAPATAAVTAKLAALEQKTGVQLVVAILRDLQGYEIRDYGYQLGRFWQLGQKDKNNGILLLIIPSQNNVAIEVGYGLEPVLTDATSRVIIENAIIPNFRAGNFAAGVEAAIDDITKVVSGEALEVRPQAVQDDRSFSEEDILPLIFILFVVFIILMSSRGRPGGRRGARWGTGGFGSSSGGFGGSSGGFSGGGGSFGGGGASGRW
- a CDS encoding TPM domain-containing protein translates to MARINAAITAAEKRTSGEIVIVLAHQSDDYVHVPILWASLIALVAPLPLIYLTTLGLVDIYTLQLATFLVLALLFELSFIRPHLIPRRLQALRAHQRAAEQFLARNLHTTSGRTGVLLFISLTERHAEVLADEGISSKVAVGTWQEIVRRLTIRIGSGNLADAITAAIDECGTVLAASFPPEAGDRDELPNHLIVL
- the leuS gene encoding leucine--tRNA ligase, with protein sequence MERYNPRDSEPRWRQKWDDHRSFEAAEISDKPKYYVLEMFPYPSGKIHMGHVRNYTMGDVTARYMRAQGYNVLHPMGWDAFGMPAENAAIERGIHPAKWTYENIDTMRGQLKLMGLSLDWSRELATCDPKYYRHEQAMFIDFMEAGLVERKVSMVNWDPVDHTVLANEQVIDGKGWRSGAAVEKRELAQWFFKITDYAQELLDALDTLERWPEKVRLMQRNWIGRSEGMRFSFDLEREDGTPLNEQLTVYTTRHDTIFGASFCALAADHELTKKLSQGSNEIASFRAEVAALGTSEEVIERAEKKGVFLGLYARHPFRKGVRLPVYAANFVLMGYGEGAIFGCPAHDQRDLDFARKYGLDVIPVVAPRDVDPATFTIGDEAFLDTEGDSVVLINSDFLNGMSVAEAKAEVARRMEEMGIGSRMVNFRLRDWGVSRQRYWGCPVPVIHCPSCGIVPVPKQDLPVVLPEDVSFDKPGNPLDHHPTWKHVSCPTCGGKATRETDTFDTFVDSSWYFARFVSPHADLPVSEEAAKYWMPVDQYIGGVEHAILHLLYSRFYVRAMTKTGHMHLEEPFAGLFTQGMVTHETYKDQAGRWLFPEEVVKSETGAVHIKTGEPVTVGSIESMSKSKRNVVDPVSIIEEFGADTARWFMLSDTPPERDMEWTEAGVEGSFRFVQRFWRLVSEIVEATTAQGAVPDSFGAPATDIRRAAHKALQAVAQDIEGLRFNRAIARIYELVNSLQPMVRAEGLAPDTAWALREAADILCQIANPMMPHLTEECWQLLGHETMLAETQWTKPEPSLIVDDTVTIAVQVNGKRRDDLTIPRGAPKDQIEAAALNLDNVRRAIGELAVRKVIVVPDRIVNVVAG